The following are encoded in a window of Acidimicrobiales bacterium genomic DNA:
- the lysA gene encoding diaminopimelate decarboxylase, which translates to MSRRLLPDNSSVSTDGRLSVGGVDVIELAEQVGTPVFVYDEVHLRARCREAVEAWGEGVAYAGKAFLCKAMAALAHEEGMLLDVATGGELYVALAAGVPAERLVLHGNNKSEEELAHAVDVGVGRIVVDSFDEIDRLQSVAAGRRPAVLARITPGVEAHTHEYVRTGQDDSKFGFGLSSGAAAEAVQRLQASSAVELVGVHAHIGSQVFAVDSFVNAVEVLAGFFTPLGLPELCVGGGLGVAYVEGESAPSITEWATAVRAACHRFGVPPSTRVTAEPGRAVVAGAAVTLYRVGTIKELPGLRTYVSVDGGMSDNPRPVLYGSGYEAFLPRATTVDRPRTVTVVGKHCESGDVIVRDAQVPADLAVGDVLATPVTGAYGHSMASNYNKVPRPPVVFVADGRARTVVRRETCADLTRLDA; encoded by the coding sequence GTGAGCCGGCGTCTCTTGCCCGACAACTCGTCGGTCTCCACCGACGGTCGTCTCTCCGTCGGGGGCGTCGACGTGATCGAGCTGGCCGAGCAGGTCGGCACCCCGGTGTTCGTCTACGACGAGGTCCACCTGCGCGCCCGCTGCCGGGAGGCGGTCGAGGCGTGGGGCGAGGGGGTCGCCTACGCCGGCAAGGCATTTCTGTGCAAGGCCATGGCTGCGCTCGCCCACGAGGAGGGCATGTTGCTCGACGTGGCCACGGGCGGAGAGCTGTACGTCGCGCTGGCGGCCGGGGTGCCGGCCGAACGCCTCGTCCTCCACGGCAACAACAAGTCCGAGGAGGAGCTGGCCCACGCCGTCGACGTGGGGGTGGGCCGGATCGTTGTCGACTCCTTCGACGAGATCGACCGCCTCCAGTCGGTCGCCGCCGGGCGCCGGCCCGCCGTGCTGGCGAGGATCACCCCAGGCGTGGAGGCGCACACCCACGAGTACGTGAGGACCGGTCAAGACGACTCGAAGTTCGGCTTCGGTTTGAGCTCCGGCGCCGCTGCCGAGGCTGTGCAACGCCTGCAGGCATCGAGCGCAGTGGAGCTGGTCGGCGTCCACGCCCACATCGGTAGCCAGGTCTTCGCGGTCGACTCGTTCGTGAACGCGGTCGAGGTGCTGGCCGGCTTCTTCACCCCGCTCGGGCTCCCGGAGCTCTGTGTGGGTGGCGGGCTTGGTGTCGCCTACGTCGAGGGCGAGTCGGCACCGAGCATCACCGAATGGGCGACCGCCGTCCGCGCCGCCTGCCATCGGTTCGGCGTCCCCCCGAGCACCCGGGTCACGGCCGAGCCGGGGCGGGCCGTGGTCGCCGGTGCCGCCGTCACCCTGTACCGGGTCGGCACGATCAAGGAGCTGCCCGGCCTGCGTACCTACGTCTCGGTCGACGGCGGCATGAGCGACAACCCGAGGCCAGTGCTGTACGGCAGTGGTTACGAGGCCTTTCTGCCCCGCGCCACGACGGTCGACCGGCCCCGCACCGTGACGGTCGTCGGCAAGCACTGCGAGTCGGGAGACGTGATCGTCCGGGACGCCCAGGTGCCGGCCGACCTCGCTGTCGGTGACGTACTTGCCACGCCGGTCACCGGCGCCTACGGGCACTCCATGGCATCCAACTACAACAAGGTGCCGCGTCCGCCCGTCGTGTTCGTGGCCGACGGGCGGGCCCGGACGGTGGTCCGCCGGGAGACCTGCGCTGACCTCACCCGGCTCGACGCCTGA